A single genomic interval of Chitinophaga sp. 180180018-3 harbors:
- a CDS encoding efflux RND transporter permease subunit → MKIARYAVKNYQFTLVIFIMIIVLGITTILNMPRSEDPEMRAPQYTVVVVYPGTSPKDMEDLVVDPMEKEIYALDDIKRIRTTINDGVAVMRVEYKYSSNVEQKYQELVREVNNKRKDLPADIYSIEVKKLEPSDVNVLQVALISENASRDQLRYYADKLQDELEKVSSLKNVKTHGLPDQQVRVELQLDKLAQLHLPVNTVMAAIQSEMANIPGGSIDAGEKTFNIKTSGNYQNISEIGNTIVSGANGKNIFLKDIASIYYGFEDEKYFVRLNSHRCIVVSAAQKSGENITKTQQQYKPVLERFRKTLPANIDQVQYFDQAEAVNGRLSGLGKDFIIAILLVAFTLLPLGQRPALIVMISIPLSLSIGIVLLQLFGYNLNQLSIVGLVVALGLLVDDSIVVVENIERWMLEGHSRMEATLKATSQIGLAVIGCTASLVIAFMPLVFMPEGSGDFIRSLPLAVILSVLASMAVSLTIIPFLSSRLLKEHTGHPDGNLFMRLLKKVIHGSYARLLDKALHRPLITIVVSLVIFIASVGIFKVIGFSLFPSSEKPQFLINVFTPPQSNLQYTDSIVRQLESTLKREKLIGTFASNIGKGNPRIYYNETQENERSDYAQIFVQLLPHSSPAEKTQLIESLRRKWTPYPGAKVEVKNFEQGPPVSAPVEVRIFGDNLDTLRSIAGRVEQMLEKIPGTIYINNPVSTLKSDIRVKIDREKAQQLGIPTVNIDRVVRLAVAGINLGQYNDQNDVKYDILLTRQKNGKPTLDVFHDLYVNNNQGTAIPLSQVAHLELETSPLTIKHQEKNRVVAIGAFIKKGFLTDQVINNVITQMNTMKLPTGYTYEMGGELESRKDSFGGFLTVIIVTVFMFIAVLILQFKTFKSTLIVLSVIPLGIVGAAIALWLTGNTLSFVAIIGLIALAGIEVKNTILLVDFTNQLRMQGMPLEAAIRQAGEVRFLPIVLTSLTAIGGLIPIAISTNPLIAPLAIVLIGGLISSTLLSRIVTPVVYKLIPPRIEETKGNGSTHHSSAEGERLVLPHAMIHNS, encoded by the coding sequence ATGAAAATAGCCAGATATGCCGTAAAAAATTACCAGTTCACACTGGTGATCTTTATCATGATCATAGTGCTGGGCATCACTACCATCCTCAATATGCCCCGGTCGGAAGACCCTGAAATGAGGGCTCCTCAGTATACGGTGGTGGTGGTATATCCCGGCACAAGCCCGAAAGATATGGAAGATCTTGTAGTAGATCCGATGGAAAAGGAGATCTATGCACTGGATGATATCAAACGGATACGTACTACTATCAACGACGGCGTAGCAGTTATGCGCGTTGAATACAAATACAGCTCCAATGTAGAACAGAAATACCAGGAGCTGGTAAGAGAGGTGAATAACAAGCGGAAAGATCTTCCGGCGGACATCTACAGTATAGAAGTGAAGAAGCTGGAGCCCTCTGACGTAAACGTGTTGCAGGTGGCGCTTATCTCAGAAAATGCGTCACGCGATCAGCTCAGGTACTATGCAGACAAATTGCAGGATGAACTGGAAAAAGTTTCTTCTCTGAAGAATGTGAAGACACATGGATTACCGGATCAACAGGTACGCGTAGAGTTGCAGCTGGACAAACTGGCGCAGCTGCATTTGCCGGTCAATACCGTGATGGCAGCCATACAAAGCGAAATGGCGAATATACCTGGTGGTAGTATTGATGCAGGAGAAAAAACATTCAATATCAAAACCAGCGGCAATTATCAGAACATCAGTGAAATCGGCAACACCATTGTATCGGGCGCCAACGGGAAAAATATATTCCTGAAAGACATCGCCAGTATTTATTATGGTTTTGAAGATGAAAAATATTTTGTTCGCCTCAATAGTCACCGTTGCATTGTAGTGTCTGCTGCGCAGAAATCAGGTGAGAATATCACCAAAACGCAACAGCAATACAAGCCGGTGTTGGAACGATTCAGGAAAACGCTACCGGCCAACATCGACCAGGTACAGTATTTTGATCAGGCCGAAGCCGTGAATGGCAGGCTGAGCGGGTTAGGTAAAGACTTTATCATCGCCATTCTGCTGGTGGCTTTTACGCTGCTTCCATTGGGACAAAGGCCGGCGCTGATAGTGATGATCTCCATCCCCCTCTCCCTTTCCATAGGCATCGTGTTGCTACAGTTGTTTGGCTATAACCTGAACCAGCTTAGCATTGTGGGACTGGTAGTAGCATTGGGGCTGTTGGTAGACGACAGTATTGTGGTGGTAGAAAATATTGAACGCTGGATGCTTGAAGGGCATAGCCGCATGGAAGCCACCCTGAAAGCCACGTCGCAGATAGGGCTGGCAGTTATTGGCTGTACGGCTTCGCTGGTGATCGCTTTCATGCCGCTGGTATTTATGCCTGAAGGCAGTGGTGACTTTATCAGGAGTTTGCCCCTGGCCGTTATACTCAGCGTGCTGGCCTCTATGGCTGTATCCCTGACGATTATTCCTTTTTTATCGAGCCGTTTGCTGAAGGAACATACCGGGCATCCGGACGGGAACCTGTTCATGCGGTTACTCAAAAAGGTGATCCATGGCAGTTATGCCAGGTTGCTCGACAAAGCATTGCACCGGCCATTGATCACCATTGTGGTATCGTTGGTGATATTCATTGCTTCTGTAGGGATCTTCAAAGTGATCGGATTCAGTTTATTTCCCTCATCAGAAAAACCGCAGTTCCTCATCAATGTATTCACGCCGCCACAATCGAACCTTCAATATACCGACAGTATAGTACGTCAACTGGAATCGACGCTGAAGCGGGAGAAGCTGATTGGTACTTTTGCGAGCAATATCGGAAAGGGAAATCCGCGGATCTATTACAACGAGACACAGGAAAATGAGCGGAGTGATTACGCCCAGATATTCGTGCAACTGTTGCCGCATAGTAGTCCCGCTGAAAAGACGCAGCTGATAGAATCACTGCGCAGGAAGTGGACACCCTATCCCGGGGCGAAAGTAGAAGTCAAGAATTTCGAACAGGGCCCTCCGGTATCAGCTCCCGTGGAAGTGCGCATTTTCGGCGACAACCTGGATACACTCCGTTCGATTGCCGGGAGAGTAGAGCAAATGCTGGAGAAAATTCCCGGCACCATTTACATCAACAATCCGGTAAGTACGCTAAAATCGGACATACGCGTAAAAATTGACCGGGAAAAAGCCCAACAGCTGGGTATTCCCACCGTCAACATCGACCGGGTAGTTCGTTTAGCCGTTGCCGGTATAAACCTGGGGCAATACAATGATCAGAACGATGTGAAATATGACATATTGCTTACCAGGCAGAAAAACGGCAAACCTACGCTGGACGTGTTCCACGATCTGTACGTGAACAACAACCAGGGAACCGCGATACCACTTTCTCAAGTAGCACACCTGGAGTTGGAAACATCTCCCCTGACCATTAAACATCAGGAAAAAAACCGGGTAGTAGCAATAGGTGCATTCATTAAAAAGGGTTTTCTGACAGATCAGGTGATCAATAATGTTATCACGCAGATGAATACCATGAAGCTTCCCACCGGATATACATATGAGATGGGTGGAGAATTGGAAAGCCGGAAAGACTCCTTTGGTGGATTCTTAACAGTGATCATTGTGACCGTATTTATGTTCATTGCGGTGCTGATCCTGCAGTTTAAGACGTTTAAAAGTACATTGATCGTATTGTCGGTGATCCCCCTGGGAATCGTGGGAGCGGCCATTGCACTGTGGCTTACAGGCAATACACTTTCTTTCGTGGCCATCATAGGGTTGATAGCGCTCGCAGGCATTGAGGTAAAAAACACGATCCTGCTGGTAGACTTTACCAATCAGCTGCGTATGCAGGGCATGCCGCTCGAAGCCGCAATACGGCAGGCAGGAGAAGTACGTTTCCTCCCGATTGTGCTTACCTCGCTGACGGCAATAGGTGGTCTGATCCCGATTGCGATATCTACTAATCCGTTGATAGCACCGTTGGCTATTGTGTTGATTGGAGGGCTGATCAGCTCTACCTTATTATCCCGTATAGTCACTCCGGTGGTGTACAAACTGATACCACCGCGTATTGAAGAAACGAAGGGGAATGGCAGTACGCATCATTCCTCAGCCGAAGGAGAAAGACTGGTTTTACCACATGCCATGATACACAATTCCTGA
- a CDS encoding DUF4838 domain-containing protein, with translation MNSFLLMTTLLYGACQQNGKELMLVQQGKSNYVIVIPEQATKAESKAAGIFQDYIQRISGAKLALIKENEYKQDAPAVFIGNTAHSAGPATIKNEGYYTGTSNKLLYIRGGSGQGVVYGVYHILEAYMGCRKYDQGPAQVPTSKDIRLKDAIEDLSEPMFSYRETYYPAAMDQEYLWWHGLHRFEDLWGLWGHSFFKLVPPKTYFREHPEYYSLVNGRRQPMQLCLSNENVYALTVAWLKKAIAANPDAMYWSISAEDGPGACTCEQCAKADAEEGGPQGSLIRFVNRVAHEFPEQHFTTLAYGYTAKAPLKTKPAPNVYIMLSTIDAFRQAPLAQENSAAAFRKNLADWEATTSNLFIWDYTTQFTNYLCPFPDYHHLQPNMQYFASHHVKGVFSQGSGETQSDMAAWNSYVQAYLLWQPNADIKKINDDFLKGYYGAAAPFIAQYMDALSAAVQHTHSNLDIYGNPVYSSLSYLSPALLQQYTSQLDKARVAAGNNATLLQRINNVQLQLEYVMLQQSRFFGTEKNGYLLANGSVNPSWPERVRQFTIACKAAGVRELAEGGLTPDAYETEWKEWFGRKWVRSLALGAPVTLAHPFTPEFTPKKEHTLTDGLRGGNDFSYNWLFTYGKDMIATIDLGTARAIRQVSMDFLQDARHYIFQPAQVVVEVSADGQHFTRVGAKEIPKPEEDYSVHIGSYSFSVSGTARYIRVTAKCPGALPDWRQVAGKQPALCCDEIFVE, from the coding sequence ATGAATAGCTTTTTGTTAATGACCACCTTGTTGTATGGCGCCTGTCAGCAGAATGGCAAAGAGCTGATGCTGGTACAACAGGGCAAGAGCAACTATGTGATAGTGATACCTGAGCAGGCTACCAAAGCAGAAAGCAAAGCCGCCGGCATTTTCCAGGACTATATACAACGCATATCCGGGGCGAAGCTGGCGTTGATCAAAGAAAACGAGTATAAGCAGGATGCACCGGCCGTATTTATCGGTAATACGGCGCACAGCGCGGGGCCGGCTACCATTAAAAATGAAGGATATTACACCGGTACCAGCAATAAGCTGCTCTATATACGTGGAGGCAGCGGGCAGGGCGTGGTATACGGCGTATATCATATCCTGGAAGCGTATATGGGTTGCCGTAAGTATGATCAGGGGCCGGCGCAGGTTCCAACGTCGAAGGATATACGTCTGAAAGATGCCATCGAAGATTTGTCTGAACCCATGTTCTCATATAGGGAAACCTACTACCCTGCAGCTATGGATCAGGAATATTTGTGGTGGCATGGCCTGCACAGGTTTGAAGACCTGTGGGGGCTCTGGGGGCATTCGTTTTTCAAGCTGGTGCCGCCAAAAACCTACTTCAGGGAACATCCTGAATATTATTCGCTCGTAAATGGCAGGCGGCAGCCTATGCAGCTGTGCCTGAGCAATGAAAACGTATATGCCTTAACGGTAGCCTGGCTGAAGAAAGCCATTGCCGCAAACCCGGATGCCATGTATTGGTCTATCTCCGCCGAAGATGGTCCTGGTGCCTGCACCTGCGAGCAATGTGCCAAAGCAGACGCAGAAGAAGGCGGGCCGCAGGGTTCCCTGATACGCTTCGTTAACCGGGTGGCACATGAATTCCCGGAACAACATTTCACCACGCTTGCTTATGGATATACGGCCAAAGCTCCATTAAAAACAAAGCCCGCACCCAATGTGTATATCATGCTGAGCACCATAGACGCGTTCCGGCAAGCGCCGCTGGCACAGGAAAATTCAGCAGCAGCGTTCCGCAAAAACCTGGCAGACTGGGAAGCCACCACCAGCAACCTTTTTATCTGGGATTACACCACACAATTCACCAATTACCTTTGCCCGTTTCCGGATTACCATCATTTGCAGCCTAACATGCAATACTTTGCCAGTCACCATGTGAAGGGGGTATTCTCGCAGGGAAGCGGCGAAACGCAGAGCGACATGGCAGCCTGGAACAGTTACGTACAGGCTTACCTGTTATGGCAACCGAATGCCGATATCAAAAAGATCAACGACGATTTTCTGAAAGGGTATTATGGCGCGGCGGCGCCCTTCATCGCACAATATATGGATGCATTGAGCGCTGCAGTTCAGCATACCCATAGTAACCTGGATATATATGGTAACCCTGTATACAGCTCGCTGAGCTACCTTTCGCCGGCCTTGTTGCAGCAGTATACATCTCAGCTGGATAAAGCCAGGGTAGCAGCAGGCAATAATGCCACGCTGCTACAGCGTATTAATAACGTGCAGTTACAACTGGAGTATGTAATGCTGCAGCAGTCCCGTTTCTTTGGAACCGAAAAAAACGGGTATCTGCTGGCCAACGGCAGTGTTAACCCTTCGTGGCCGGAGCGGGTAAGGCAATTCACCATAGCCTGTAAAGCAGCCGGTGTCAGGGAATTGGCTGAAGGAGGACTTACTCCTGATGCCTATGAAACAGAATGGAAAGAATGGTTTGGCAGGAAATGGGTGCGCAGCCTGGCTTTAGGAGCGCCGGTTACCCTGGCTCATCCTTTTACGCCGGAGTTTACACCTAAGAAAGAGCATACCCTTACGGACGGCCTGCGTGGCGGTAATGACTTCAGTTATAACTGGCTTTTCACTTATGGCAAAGATATGATTGCCACGATAGACCTGGGCACGGCCAGGGCTATACGTCAGGTGAGCATGGATTTCCTGCAGGATGCGCGGCATTATATCTTTCAACCAGCGCAAGTTGTAGTGGAGGTGTCGGCCGACGGGCAACATTTCACCCGGGTTGGAGCAAAGGAAATACCGAAGCCGGAAGAAGATTATAGCGTACACATCGGGAGTTATTCCTTCTCAGTTTCCGGCACAGCACGGTATATCCGTGTGACGGCGAAATGCCCTGGTGCTTTGCCCGACTGGAGGCAGGTAGCTGGCAAGCAGCCGGCATTATGCTGCGATGAGATTTTTGTAGAATAA
- a CDS encoding TolC family protein: MYTSITKGALLICLLTSAFRSFAQHTVLDQYIQTAFQSNKGLKEQHFQLNKAMTALQEASSLFGPNVAFLGSYTKASGGRTIDIPIGDIMNPVYGTLNQLTNSHNFKSLSNVSEQLNPDNFYDAKFRASLPLINAEIYYNQKIKREQITQQQAALNVYKRELVRDIKTAYYRYYQSSQAVAIYNTALALINENIRINESMVRNGIRNNTALYRSQTEKEKTDGDIAQAINTRKNAKAYFNFLLNRGLDEDITLDSTLLSVPELLPGKDINEREELVQYKSATTALRLNEQLQRSYLIPKLNTFLDLGSQGTLANFDNKTRYYLFGLNLEWNLFGSHRYKYRIRQAANDVASITNAASQTTDALQLQLYQALNDYQTALKNFKTAQSQLSFAERYYRDQMKVYKEGQLLYIELLDAQNQLTQARLQTTMAQASVQTAYASVERAEASYNINNNNQ; the protein is encoded by the coding sequence ATGTACACATCAATCACAAAAGGAGCATTGTTAATATGCCTGCTCACCAGCGCTTTCCGCTCCTTTGCCCAGCATACGGTGCTGGATCAATACATACAAACCGCATTTCAAAGCAATAAAGGGCTGAAAGAGCAGCATTTTCAGCTGAACAAGGCGATGACCGCATTACAGGAGGCCAGCAGTCTTTTCGGGCCCAATGTGGCTTTCCTGGGCAGTTACACCAAAGCTTCCGGCGGCCGCACCATCGATATTCCTATCGGGGATATCATGAACCCGGTGTATGGCACATTGAATCAGCTTACGAACAGTCACAATTTCAAATCGCTCAGCAATGTTTCGGAGCAGCTGAATCCTGATAATTTTTATGATGCAAAGTTCAGGGCGAGTCTGCCATTGATTAACGCGGAGATTTATTATAACCAGAAGATAAAAAGAGAGCAGATCACCCAGCAGCAGGCAGCGCTGAATGTATACAAACGGGAGTTGGTGCGGGATATTAAAACCGCGTATTACCGGTATTATCAGTCGTCACAGGCCGTAGCCATCTACAACACTGCGCTGGCGCTGATCAATGAGAATATACGCATTAATGAGAGCATGGTGCGGAATGGGATCAGGAATAACACTGCGCTTTACCGTTCGCAAACGGAGAAGGAAAAAACAGATGGGGATATTGCACAGGCTATCAATACCCGGAAAAATGCCAAAGCCTATTTTAATTTTTTGCTGAACCGTGGGCTGGATGAAGACATTACGCTGGACAGCACCCTGCTGAGCGTACCTGAATTACTACCAGGAAAAGACATCAATGAAAGAGAGGAGCTTGTGCAATATAAGAGTGCTACCACAGCATTGCGGTTGAACGAGCAACTGCAGCGCTCCTATTTGATACCCAAGCTCAACACTTTTTTGGATCTTGGCTCGCAGGGCACCCTCGCAAATTTTGATAATAAGACACGTTACTACCTGTTTGGACTGAATCTCGAATGGAACCTGTTCGGCTCCCACCGGTATAAATACCGGATCAGGCAGGCTGCCAACGACGTAGCGAGTATTACGAACGCCGCTTCTCAAACTACCGATGCCCTGCAACTACAGCTGTACCAGGCATTGAATGACTATCAGACAGCATTGAAGAATTTTAAGACAGCACAAAGTCAGTTATCATTTGCAGAGCGATATTATCGCGATCAGATGAAAGTGTATAAAGAAGGGCAGCTGCTGTATATAGAATTGCTGGATGCACAGAACCAGCTGACACAGGCCCGGCTACAGACCACGATGGCACAGGCATCTGTGCAAACAGCGTATGCATCGGTGGAACGTGCGGAGGCATCTTACAATATCAATAACAACAATCAATAA
- a CDS encoding TetR/AcrR family transcriptional regulator has translation MGIIERKEREKAEMRRRIVDAAIKMFVEDGYDKVSIRNIADRIEYSPATIYLYYKDKDELLYDVQSEAFDTLAQEFTDKVNDPDPFKRLEQLAYGYLQFAMDHPELYDLMFIIKAPMNAEKGDKWKNGDRSYDALYNLVKECIEKKVIKFTDATIGALSLWSFAHGFMSLYLRGRCTKVSGITDEEIPGAIRQAAKEYLEMIKA, from the coding sequence GTGGGCATAATAGAAAGAAAAGAGCGTGAAAAGGCGGAGATGCGCCGGCGTATTGTAGACGCAGCTATTAAAATGTTTGTGGAAGATGGTTATGACAAGGTATCCATCCGTAATATCGCAGACAGGATAGAGTACAGTCCGGCTACCATCTACCTATACTATAAAGACAAGGACGAGTTGTTGTATGATGTGCAGTCGGAAGCATTTGATACGCTTGCGCAGGAGTTTACGGACAAGGTTAACGACCCTGATCCTTTCAAACGGCTGGAGCAGCTGGCCTATGGCTATTTGCAGTTCGCCATGGATCATCCTGAATTGTACGACCTGATGTTTATTATCAAGGCGCCCATGAATGCTGAAAAAGGTGATAAGTGGAAGAATGGAGACCGTTCTTATGATGCGTTGTATAACCTGGTGAAGGAATGTATAGAGAAGAAGGTGATAAAATTTACAGATGCCACTATTGGAGCGCTTTCGCTCTGGTCGTTTGCACATGGATTTATGAGTCTTTACCTGCGGGGCCGATGTACCAAGGTATCCGGGATAACAGACGAAGAAATCCCGGGCGCGATCCGGCAGGCGGCCAAAGAATATCTTGAGATGATAAAAGCGTAA
- a CDS encoding efflux RND transporter periplasmic adaptor subunit: MKNTLLLLPLSLLLFSCGSKPAATATVSDTIPVKILPLEKQGTAVTINASGQFTTDDEVYLSFKTNGIINNILVKEGDPVRKGQLLATLNLTEIDAQVQRDQLSFEKAQRDYQRVQRLYNDSVATREQLDNAKTAMDQANQQLSTSRFNRSYSSIHATQDGYVLHKLVSAGQMVNAGTPVLQTNGASSAHWKLRVGVSDKEWAQIKTGDKASIEVSGASGESIPGTVTRKSEGIDPQSGTFLVDVQVTGNKTTAIAAGMFGRCHIDASTAATGTAWSIPYAALLDGNGTTGFVFVTNDNKTAQRIPVTIAGMEKNNVLISAGMEQARALIISGSAYLKDQSPIRIIQ, from the coding sequence ATGAAAAATACATTGCTCCTGCTACCTCTTTCCCTGCTTTTGTTTTCCTGTGGCAGCAAGCCTGCGGCTACCGCCACAGTTTCAGATACCATACCAGTAAAAATATTGCCACTGGAAAAACAGGGCACAGCAGTTACCATCAATGCTTCGGGGCAGTTCACTACCGACGATGAAGTATATCTCTCTTTTAAAACCAATGGTATCATCAACAATATACTGGTGAAAGAAGGAGATCCGGTACGCAAAGGACAGTTGCTGGCTACCCTTAACCTTACGGAAATAGATGCACAGGTGCAACGGGATCAGTTGTCGTTCGAAAAAGCGCAACGCGATTACCAGCGTGTGCAGCGTCTGTACAACGACAGCGTTGCCACCCGTGAGCAGCTCGACAATGCCAAAACAGCCATGGATCAGGCTAACCAGCAGCTCAGCACCTCCCGTTTCAACCGCAGCTACTCTTCTATTCATGCTACACAGGATGGTTATGTGCTGCACAAACTGGTAAGCGCCGGCCAGATGGTAAATGCCGGCACGCCTGTATTGCAAACGAACGGCGCCAGCAGCGCCCATTGGAAACTTCGTGTAGGCGTCAGCGATAAAGAGTGGGCGCAGATAAAAACAGGCGACAAAGCCAGCATTGAAGTAAGCGGCGCATCCGGAGAAAGTATACCGGGAACGGTTACACGCAAATCAGAAGGAATAGATCCCCAGAGTGGTACCTTCCTCGTAGACGTGCAGGTGACCGGTAATAAAACAACCGCTATTGCAGCAGGGATGTTTGGGAGATGTCATATCGACGCCAGCACCGCTGCCACCGGTACCGCCTGGAGTATTCCTTATGCCGCGCTGCTGGACGGTAACGGCACCACGGGATTTGTATTTGTGACCAACGACAATAAAACGGCTCAAAGAATACCGGTCACCATCGCAGGCATGGAAAAGAACAATGTACTCATCAGCGCAGGCATGGAACAGGCAAGGGCTCTTATTATTTCCGGCAGCGCTTATCTGAAGGATCAGTCACCCATCCGTATCATCCAATAA